Sequence from the Fictibacillus arsenicus genome:
AGGAACAGGTATTGTGAACGTTGCCCCTTTTGTTTTTACATTTACATGTAACATGTTCTGTATCCTCTACTCAATAACTATTGAAACGGTATCACCGTTTGCCGATTTCACATCAACAATCTGACCGTCCAGCTCATTTTCAATTGCGTCTAAGATCAGGTCAATATCAATATCTTTTACATATTGTTCAGATTGAGGAATCTTTGAAGCGATGTTGTGACCTGCTGCCAGTACAACCTTTACAAGTTTAATTGGAAGGTTCACATTTACGTTGTCACTTTCAGCAGATACGACGCGTATCTTTAATGTTTTGTCGATGTAACTAGAAGGTTTATGAGACGTATAGCTTAATGGTCTAACAGATGTATTATGTTCCTTTTCTTTTAAAACTTGAATTAATTCAGAACCCTTTTCAGTGTCAATCTTACCTTCTTGTACCATTGTTAACACTTTTTCAATCTCACTTTTCATTTCATATTCCTCCTATTCGTCTTTTAACATTTTTATTGCTTCATCTGGGCTAATCTCTCCACGTTCAAGCATCATAACGATTTTTTTCTCGTCTACTTCATTCTTCTTTTTTTGTTCATACCCTAATGAAGATGCAATGTCGTTCAGCTTGCCTCGAACGGTTGGGTATGAGATTCCAAGTTCTTTTTCAACTTCTTTAATATTGCCTCTACATACAAGAAAGACTTCAACAAAAAAAAGCTGCTCTTTAGTTAGTGAAGCAAATTTGGATAATTCGAATTCGTTCTCGATTGTCGTTTGGCAATGTGAGCAATGCAGTTTCGTAATCTTGAGCGTTTGTGTGCAAACAGGACAATTCGTAAGTAATGGATGAGCCATATCAGATTCCTTTCTTTTTGTTTAATTTGATTATATACAACAAAATTAAAAAAGTGAACAAAAAATATAAATATATTTAATTATGATATTAATTATTTTAATTCAACTCTTACTATTTAGTTTGTTTTTATATTTTTTTATTAATTTTATTTAACAGCAACAAAAAAGAGGCTTACATTAATGGAAAGTCTCAACGATTATGTATATATACACCTTACTGCCTATTTTTTGATATAAAGCCTTCTTAATGAAATGCAGATAACCTTTTTTGTTCTCAAAAAGTTTTCCCTCAAAAGAGGTCGTACTTGAGGAACCCTAAAAAGTGTATGCTAAATCCATACTTTATCAATGTTTCCTTTTTGGATATATGTCCATTTGCCTGTGTAATTTTATCCGCTTTTTTCATCTTTTCATCTGCAGCTTTAATGAGACGAGCCTTTTCTTTTATATAGTGTTCATGCTGTTCTTGCTGTTGCTTTCGCTGAAGCTCTTTGTGGGCCCTATACTCTGAATAGTTTCCTGTGTATTCTGTAACACAGCCGTCTTCGATTTCCCAAATTTTCGTGACAAGCTGGTCTAATACATAGCGGTCATGACTAACTAATACTAGTGCCCCATAATAATATGTCAGTTCTTCAATAAAAAATCGTGTGCCTTCTTCGTCAAGATGAGTGGTTGGCTCATCAATCAACAAACCTTCGTGATAGCTGGAAAAAATCTGTGCTAACTTTAATCTAGTTTGTTCACCACCACTAAAATTTTCAATTTCGGTTTGTGGAATGGATAGTTTACCAGCTAATTCGCAATCTACTTCTCTTCCAACAGGGGATGCCAGCTGGTCAAAGTAAGCGATATCCGAAAAGCTTTTGACTTGACCTTTCTCTGGTTTGATTTGACCGTCCATTAACTTCAACAGGGTACTCTTGCCAGCCCCGTTCTTACCAACAATTCCGATTCGATCAAACTGATGCACAGCAAGACGCGGGATTTTTAACACTAATCGATCTAAATAGGTAAGTTCTATATTTTCTAATTTAAGACATATTTTTTCCATCACTTACTACCTCCAATTTTTATTAAGAAACAAAAAATCACAGGACATCTGCCTGTGATTAGAGAGTAAGGGGAAGAAACCTATCCTTTTTGATTAAGTCGATAAGCTAAGAAAGCTGTCACCAAATAAACCTTCTTTCACGTTACATCAGAAGGAAATTTAAAAAAAATAAAGAAAAGCAGACTCATCCGCTTTTCTTCACTGAGAAATGAAACTTACAAAATGAAGATTATTAAAAAAGGACAGACTGATCCCGTTTACTCTGCAAATACAAACAGAGCCTTTGAACGTATTAAATTACTGATTCAAAGTTGGGAAACGAAGTCTCATAGCATGTGTCATTTTTTAATAATCCTCCTTTTAATTAAACATATAACCTCATTGTATTTGCTTTTTTAAATATTGTCAAAAGCAATTATCGTGATTCCACCAGAATGACTACCAGAATAGAACCGTTGGTGCATCTTTCTTTTTTGAGGAGAACGAAGGGAGCATCGCTCCTTTAATATGAACGGGGTCAGACTTACCTTTCGTTCAACTCGTTTCTACGATATTTCCTTCTGCTGGGATGGGATGCTCTTTTAACAGTCGTGCAAAATGGATCAGGTTGTAAGTCATGATCTGGTTATGTTGCATTGTAAATTCGTTCTCTTTTCCCCTTGCTTCGATGAACGAAGGTCCAGGTCCCGCTTCCCCAACCCAGTATGTGTCTACGTTAGGCGGAACTGTAAATCCAATATGAGATAAGCTATATAGAATGGAGGAACTAGCGTGTTTCGCACCATCTTCGTTACCTGTCACTACCACTCCGCCCACTTTATTATAATAGATATACTGCCCTTTATCATTGGTCATACTGCCTGACCCATAGAGCCTTTCGATCGCTTGAGTCGCTAGACTACTCTTTTCTCCGAGCCAGATCGGTGTACCTAGGATGAGAATGTCTGCCTCCTTTACCTTGTTCAAGATGAGTGGCCATTCATCGCCGTTCCCCTCATCAGCTGACACACCAAACGCAATTTTATAGTCTGCTAGCCGAAGCATCTCCGTTTCGATCCCTTTATCACGAAAGATTGTCACTGCTTCGTTCATCAGGCTTTCAGTATTTGATATATCTTCACTGCTTTTCAAAGACGCGTTTAATAATAATGCTTTTAATTTCACGTTATCCTCTCCTTTTATTACTTTAAATAACCTGTTTTCAATCCATTAAAACCAAACCATCAAGCATATTTAAAAGTATCACGGAGTTATTAAAATGCTTTTGGCATAGATCTTACTATAAATGAATTTTTCGTATTCCTAGGCATTAAAAAGAAACCGAGAACAGTTATAAAAGATAAAGTAAATGTGAAAGATAATACCATAATATTCCTCCAGTAGTTCCTAGTATTTCTAATATAAAAGGAGAATAGACTTGCAAAATTAAAATATGGATTATCATTTTATAGATTATAGGTTAGATTTATAGGAGTATATCAGGTTGTAATTTAAAGGAAGTGAAACAGTGCATATCCTTTTATTAATAATATTTATACTGGCAGGCTGGAAGTGGGGAGACTGGAAAAATTGGAGGAAATATTACCCTACCATACTCTTTTTTATAATTGGGGACCTATTATATAACTATTTATTGTACGATTACACGATGTGGCGATTTCATACTTCTTTTGATAAATTCATTTTACCTAATCATACCTTGATTTCAATTGCAGTTACATTTATAAGCTTCCCAGTAAAAGTGTTAATTTACCTTGGTCATTATCCTGAAAATAAAAGCAAGTTCATACAATTCATATATATCTTTGCATGGATTCTCTTTTTTACACTTTTTGAATTTGGGGCATTAAATCTTGGCATTCTTTCACATCATAATGGTTGGAATTTAATTGCAACTTTCTTTTTTTATATCGTTATTTTTGTAATGCTTCGTCTACATCAAGATCGACAGTTACTTACATGGGTCATTTCATTTGGCCTTATCATCTTTTTATGTATTTATTTTGATGTCCCCATTACATCAATGAAGTAATGGAGAGGATAGAACCATAAAGGTAAACTACTCAATATATAAAAACGGGTACATTTCTTATTACAGAAATGCACTGGTTTGTGGAATCTTTTCTGAAGAAATGCCCTCTATAAATGGAATAACGAGCGCAATCAATAATATAGAATTGAACCCGATTGTTGAAGAAGAAGTATGAATAAGTACCCTTCTTATTTCGATATTAGCTGGTTTTGTTGAACACTGTTCAAATTCAAACGAATAATGCCATTAATATTAAATCTTGATAGCCGCCTTCCAATTTTACACCTTTTGCTTTTCTACCCTCTTCAAAAAAGCCTAGATTCTTATATAACTTGATTGCACCTAAATTATCTTCCATTACCTCAAGACAAACTTTTTCAATCATACTGTTATTTTTAGCCCAATTGATTAACGTTTCTAAAAGAGCTCTTCCAATACCATAATTTCGATAATCAGGTAGTATGGTCATTGCAAAAGCCCCTTGATGACT
This genomic interval carries:
- a CDS encoding SHOCT-like domain-containing protein, with the translated sequence MKSEIEKVLTMVQEGKIDTEKGSELIQVLKEKEHNTSVRPLSYTSHKPSSYIDKTLKIRVVSAESDNVNVNLPIKLVKVVLAAGHNIASKIPQSEQYVKDIDIDLILDAIENELDGQIVDVKSANGDTVSIVIE
- a CDS encoding DUF2089 domain-containing protein — encoded protein: MAHPLLTNCPVCTQTLKITKLHCSHCQTTIENEFELSKFASLTKEQLFFVEVFLVCRGNIKEVEKELGISYPTVRGKLNDIASSLGYEQKKKNEVDEKKIVMMLERGEISPDEAIKMLKDE
- a CDS encoding erythromycin resistance leader peptide, which translates into the protein MTHAMRLRFPTLNQ
- a CDS encoding flavodoxin family protein; amino-acid sequence: MKLKALLLNASLKSSEDISNTESLMNEAVTIFRDKGIETEMLRLADYKIAFGVSADEGNGDEWPLILNKVKEADILILGTPIWLGEKSSLATQAIERLYGSGSMTNDKGQYIYYNKVGGVVVTGNEDGAKHASSSILYSLSHIGFTVPPNVDTYWVGEAGPGPSFIEARGKENEFTMQHNQIMTYNLIHFARLLKEHPIPAEGNIVETS
- a CDS encoding CBO0543 family protein, with protein sequence MHILLLIIFILAGWKWGDWKNWRKYYPTILFFIIGDLLYNYLLYDYTMWRFHTSFDKFILPNHTLISIAVTFISFPVKVLIYLGHYPENKSKFIQFIYIFAWILFFTLFEFGALNLGILSHHNGWNLIATFFFYIVIFVMLRLHQDRQLLTWVISFGLIIFLCIYFDVPITSMK